CGCTGGCGTTGTTGCCATCACAGGAAAGTGTTTGATCATGCCGCTGGTCAATTTCAGGGAAATCCTGCAGGATGCCACCGATGACCGATACGGTGTGCCATGTCTTCTCGGTGGCAACCTTGAAATGGTCGTTGGCCAGATCAGGGCAGCAGAGGCATGTAATTCGCCCTTGATCCTCGCCTTCAATCAGGCCGTTACACCTGATGTGCCTATGTCTATCGGTCTGCCGATGATTGTCAATGCGGCGCGAGAGGCTGCCGTGCCGGTAGCAACCATCCTGGATCACGGGATGCACCTTGAGCCAGTGGTGCAGGCCATTCACCTGGGAAGTTCCTCGGTGATGTACGACGGGTCTGGCCTGCCCTTCGAGGAAAATGTGCGACAGACGGCGGAAATCGTGCGGATCGCCCATTCCGTCGGGGTCGGCGTTGAGGCAGAACTGGGCGGCATAGGTGGCTCGTCACTGGAGGTAGGTGCGGCTGGACCCGAGCCGAGTTTCACCGATCCCGAAATGGCTGCAGAGTTCGTCGAAAGGACCGGCATCGATGCGCTGGCAGTCTCTTTTGGCAATGCCCATGGCCCTTATCAGGCAGATCCCGAGCTTGAACTGGACAGGGTTAAAAGAATCCGTGAACTGGTCTCGATCCCGCTGGTGATGCACGGCGCCTCCGGCCTGGTTGACAGCCAGTATCGGGAGATTGTAGAGAGTGGAATCAGCAAGATCAACTATTACACAGCCATGGCTCGCGATGCCGCCCGGGATTTACGGGACTTGATGCTTGAGACCGAAGAGAACGGCCTCATTTATCACCACATTATTAAACGATCTATCGATTTCTATTATCAGGAAACAGAAAGATTACTTGTTGTTTTGGGTTGTGCCGGCAGGATTGCTGCCGGTGAGCGATTCAGGACTTACTGAAGGAAGTTCAGAATGGAACTCTATGAAAACCTGTCGAAGCTGGAAGCAGCCGGTACGCCGATCCGGGTGGGCCTGGTAGGTTGCGGCCAGATGGGATCGGGCATGGTCCATGTCACCAATCAGATGGCCGGCATGAAAACCCGCGCGATCGCCGATATCGATGTCCAACTTCCCATCAAAACCTTCCGCAAGATCGGTGTTCCGGAGTCGGATATCTGCGTCACAGCCAATCGTGGCGAGGCGCAGGATGCGTTGGCCCAGGGCAAGGTATTGGTGACCGAGGATGCCCTGCTTCTGACCCAGCTGGATGGCCTCGACAGTATCGTCGAAGCGACAGGATACACGGAGATCGGCGCTCAGGTCGCGTGGCATAGCATCATGAACGCCAAAAACGTAGTGATGCTTAACGTGGAAACCGATGTGACGGTCGGCGTATACCTTAACGAGTTGGCCAGACAGGTGGGTTGTGTGTACACAGTGGCCAGCGGCGACGAGCCCGGTGTGTGCAAGATGTTGTACAACTTTGCCCGCAGTCTTGGCTTCGAAGTGGTATGCCTGGGCAAGGGTAAAAACAACGTCATCGACTACTATGCCACGCCCGATACCTGTCGCGAGGAAGCCCTCGGCAAGGGCATGAATCCCAAGATGTTGGCGGCATTCAAGGATGGTACCAAGACCATGGTTGAACTGGCTGCCATGTCCAACGCTACTGGACTGGTACCCGATGTGCCTGGCACCCATGGCCAGAAGGTCGACCTGCCCGATCTCAACAAGATGCTTGTGCCGGTGAAGGACGGCGGCATCTTGAGCCAGCCCGGTTGTGTTGAGTACACCACTGGAAAGGTGGCGCCAGGTGTCTTTGCCGTCATTACCTCCCCAGACCGGCGAATTCGTGTCGATATGAAGTTCCTGGCCATGGGTGATGGTCCCTACTATACGCTGTATCGGCCTTATCATCTGTGCAACGTCGAGACGCCCATCTCCATTGCTGAGGCGGTCATCTACGGTGAAACAACGCTTGTTTCCAGGGACCTGGTATCAGAGGTGGTTGCCATCGCCAAACGGGATCTGGCGCCCGGAGACGTGGTAGATGACCTGGGAGGCTTCGATTTCTTCAACCGTATCTACGCCTACGGGCAGGCTAAGGCGGCCAGGGGCATTCCCATGGGCCTGACGCCGGGCGGCACCGTGCTGAAGTCTATTGCCAAGGGCGAGATGTTCACTGAGGATAATTTCGCACCCGATTCCAGCCGCTTTGCCTTCAAGTTGCGCACCATTCAGGACGAAATGCTGGCGAGACGTGATTCGTGAAACCTGAAGCGCCGTGCGTGATCCGGTGTGCGCGGGACGCCATACCTGACACGCATCACGCACTAACCAGCATATCTTTGAGAAATTACCTATGACACCCACTACCATGCAAGCTGTAGTCGTGCGAGCGCCGATGGAATTTGGCGTGGAGGAAGTGCCCCTGCCTCAGGTGGACCCGGGTGGCCTTCTCCTTCAGGTTGAGGCCTGCGGTCTATGTGGTTCAGACCTGCGCACGTTGAGGGGCGGCCATCGTAAGGTGACCTTTCCCTGGATCATCGGTCACGAGATTTGCGGCACCGTTGTCGAAACGGGCACAGACTACCGCGGTCCCTGGCAACCCGGTCAGCAGCTTGCCGTAGGGCCCATCGTCTACTGCGGAACCTGCGACTTTTGCCAGGATGGGCGATACGAGTTGTGCGAGAACTACCGCGAGATCGCCCAGGCCTGGCCTGGCGGCCTGGCAGATTACATCGCGCTTCCCCCGGAGAGCATTCGTCTCGGCAACGTTCGGGCAGTGTCCGCAGGAGTCGACCCTGCCTTCGCTGCCATCACCGAGCCTATCTCTTCCTGTCTGAGCGCGCAGGAGAAGGGCCAGGTAGGCTTGGGCGATACCGTGATGGTCATTGGTTCGGGACCAGTCGGTTGTATCCACATTGCCCTGGCCCGTGCACGCGGTGCCTCGAAGATATTCATTGCCGATATCGTCGATGAAAGGCTCAGGCTGGCGGAAGCGTTCGAGCCTGACGCAACGATCAACGTTTCCGAACGCGATCTGGTGGAGGAAGTGCGAAGACTGACCGGCGGCAAGGGGGCCGATGTGACGGTGACAGCAACCCCGGCGCCTGTTGCCCAGGTCCAGGCTGTCGAACTGACCAGAAAGGGTGGTCGTATTCTACTGTTCGGTGGTCTACCCAAGGATCGCAGCAAACCCGGCGTGGATATGAATATTGTCCACTACAATGCCTTGCATCTCATCGGCACGACCATTTTTGCTCCCCGGCATCACCGGCTGGCGGTGCAGTTGGTCGAGTCGGGGCGGTTTCCCATGGACAAACTGGTTACCCACAGGTTTCCACTGTCCGAGTTCAACGCCGGCGCAACTATGGCGCTGGAAGGAAAGGTCTTGAAGGCTGTTTTCCTGCCTGGTGTTGGCTGATACCGGCTGTCAAGCAGCTAACTGGTGATTTCGTGATCGCAAACATTACACAATCTCAGGTTCTCCAACGTCTTCAGGAGCATGGATTGCAGCACACTGTCGTGGAACTCGATGGCGGCGCGCGTATTGTTGTAATGCAGCGGGGCGGCCGAATTCTGGGCCCATTCCTCCCTGGCGACGGTGGCAGCATTCTCTGGCTCAACGATGTTTGGGCCGACTCCGATGCCTTCAGTGCCTATCTTGCCGGCAACGAGTGGAACCTGGGTGGTGAACGTGTATGGATCGCACCGGAAATCCAGTTCAGTGTACGCGATCGCTACGATTTCTGGAACACGGTGCAATGTCCCCCGGCAGTTGATCCGGGAAACTATTCGCTGGATCAGGCGTCAGCGGGCGAGGTCACACTGTGCCAGCGCATGGTGTTGGAGGCCTACAATATTGCCAGCGGGAGCAAAGAACTGTATCTCAAGCGGCATATCCGGCCAGCAGCCAACCCGTTGCGGGCATTGAGCCAGTTCAAAGAGCTGATGGATGGTGTCGGCTACGCGGGCTACGAGCATGCTGTTGAGCTGTCGGAAACGACATCAGATGACATTGTGAGTGAAGGCTGGAGCCTGCTCCAGTTGCATGCGGGTGGTATTCTGATTATTCCGGCTTCCCCCAAGGTGGAGTACAGTGATTATTTTGACCCTATTGACTCGGATCACCAGACAATTCATCAGGATGCTGGTTATGTGGCCGTTCGCATCAGCGGCCGGCGGCAATTCAAGGTGGGGTACAAGTCGGCGCACGTGCAGGGGCGACTTGCCTATCTCAGTCGCCTGAACGACAGCCATTTCTACCTGCTCATCCGCAACTTCTTCAACAACCCTTCGTCACTCTATGCGGAGGAACCACCTCATCTACCGGGTTGCCGAGGCCATTCGATTCATGTCTACAACGACGATGGTGATTTCGGCGGCTTTGGCGAACTGGAGGTCATGGCGCAGACGATCGGCGGTGAAACGGGCCGGCGCAGCAGCAGCGAGCAGTTCCTGTTCTGGCTGTTTGTAGGGCCGGGCGATCGGCTAGAGCTGCTGGCCGAACATCTGTTGGGCGTGCGCTTGATCGTGGACCTGCCCTGATCCCAGTCAGGCTACGGCTTGAACAGTTGGAATCCACTAACAAATCACCTGCTACTCACAGTGAACCGGACACCTTTCAAAGGAGAAACGATGCGATGAACGTCATGGACAGGAAGACCACCTTTGGCCTGATCGTAGGCTCGCGAGGGTTCTTCAATTCGGAACTGGCGGTGCAGGGCCGCAAGGACCTGCTGGCAAAGCTGGACGAACTGGGCTTCAACTACGTCATCCCGCCCGAAGATGCCACGCCCAACGGCGTTATCGAAACCTACGCCGATGCCAAGATTTGCGCCGAACTGTTCAAGCAGCGCCGGGATGATATCGATGGCGTTGTCGTGGTGCTGCCCAACTTCAGCGACGAGATGGGCGTTGTGTTCACCCTTGATATGGCCAGGCTCGACGTGCCGGTGATGGTGCAGGCTTGCGACGATGAGGATCCCATGAAGCTGCTCATCGACCAACGGCGGGATTCCTTCTGCGGAAAGATATCGGTCTGCAACAACCTCTACCAGTTCGGTATTCCCTTTACCGACACAACCTATCACACCTGCACGATCGGCAGCGATCTCTTTTCGAAGGACCTGGACAGGTTCGCCCGCATCTGCCGGGTCGTAAAGGGCCTGACCAACATGCGGATCGGCGCCATTGGTGCCCGTCCGACTCCGTTCCACACCTGCCGTTACAGCGAGAAACTGCTCCAGAGCACCGGCGTCACGGTAGTCACCGTCGATCTTTCCGAAATGATGGCTTCAGCCAATGCGCTACGCCAGGGCGGCGCGCAGGCGGTGACCGACAAGGTGGACCAGATCCGGGCCTATGGCACCATCCCGGACTATATCCAGGATGAGGCCATCATTCGACAGGCTGCCTGGTCCGTTGCCGTAGAGACTTGGATGGCCGAAAACGAGTGCGATGCCAGTGCCATCCAATGCTGGACCTCGATCCAGCTCAACTATGGCTGCGCCACCTGTTTGACTATGAGCATGATGGGTGAGAAGTTGATGCCCAGCGCCTGCGAGGTAGACATCACTGGAGCGGTGTCCATGTATGCCTTGGTACTGGCCTCGGGCAATGCCGCTGGCTTTCTGGACTGGAACAACAATTACGGTGAAGACCGGGACATGTGCATCAACACTCATTGCAGTAACTATCCCAAGAGCTTTATCGGCGAGACTCCGGAGATCTCCAACCTGGACGTGATCGGCGCGAGCGTTGGGGCTGACAAATCCTTCGGCGCTGTCAAGGGCCAGGTGGTTGCCGGGCCGATGACCTTTTTCCGCATGTCTACCGATGATACCCGGGGCGTGATCAAGTCGTATGTGGGCGAAGGTGAATTCACCGATGATCCCACCAATATTCAGGGCGGCTCTGCCGTCTGCCGGATCGGCAACCTGCAGCAGATGATGAAGTATGTCTGCAAGAACGGCTTCGAGCACCACGTTGCCCAGGTACGCGGCAATTGGGCCGACGTCCTGGAGGAAGCGATCGCGACCTACCTGGGTTGGGATCTGTACCGGCACCGGTAGCGCACTGTGGTCAGCAATCAGTGATCGCTTATCTGTGACCTGATCACCGAATAGCGATTACCGGTGACTGAAAAGAAGGAGGTGATGCCAGGAAAGAAAACATCAATTCGGCCGAATCGCTCATCGCGACCATTCACTTAGGAGGATTATGATGAGCAAGAGCGATCTAAATCGACGCCAATTCCTGCGCTACAGCGCCATCGCTGGTGCGGGAGTGGCCGCGGCTGCCTGTGCACAACCTGCAGCTCCACCGGCAGCGCAGCCGGTAGAACCTGAGGCTGAAGCGCCGGCGGCTGCTCCTGAAGCGGAGGCCCCTGCTGCCGAGGAAGTGACGCTGGATGTCATGTCCCTCGCAGAGTACGAGGGGCCCTACCGGGAGATATGGAACATCTTCGAGGCCGGCCATCCGGGCATCAAGATCAATGTGTTCTCGATCAACGAGGACACGGCTGCTGCCTACGAGGCCAAGGTTGCCGGTGGTTACCTGGCCGCTATCGAGCTGACCCAGGAGATGCAGATCTTCTTCGACAAAAACAACTACGAAATGGCCATCAACCTGGGCGAGCTGGACTTCCCCTGGTGGGATCGCTGGCAGTTCGATGTCAAGAACATCTGGGCAGATCTGCACGGCCTGCCCGGACCGAGGTCCCTGGACGTCTTCCAGGGTTTTGTGATGACCTGGCAGTACAACCAGGAACTCATGGAGCAGTCCGGCCTGGATCCCCATACCGACGTCAAGTCATGGGATGATCTGAAGAAATGGCTGGGAGATGGCGCCGAGTGGGTTGCCAAGACCGACGGCGTGGACTGGTTCTACAACCAGGCCTGGCACAATTGGGTCTTCGGCAATAACTACATGGATGCCCTGCCCCTGGCCTTCGCCGATGGTCAGCGCGATCGCCAGGTCGATTGCTGGCTGGGTCGGACCAAGTTCAATGCGGAGGATTCGCCCTATCGCCATGCCTACGAGTTCTTCCTCGCGGCCAATGACGAAGGTTGGATGCCGCCCAGCATGTGGACCCGCCAGTGGGAGGGCGACATGGAAGCCTCCTACATCGCCGGCAACTCCGTCATGATGTTGCACGGCCCCTGGGTGTGGGACAAGGCCCTGGCCGCCGGTTCCGACTTCGCTGTCAACGACATGCAGGAAGGCTTACCGGTCACACCGCCCGCTGAGGGACAGGTTCCGTGGATGCAGAGCGCACTGCCGCCTAACATCGACAACCAGTGGTTCCTGCGAATCGGCAACGAAGATACCCCCCACTGGGCACAGACCCAGGAGGCCTGGAACTGGTTCTGGAGCCCCGAGGCTGTGCCCTTCAAGGCTCAGGCCGAAGGGCGCTGGCCGCTGTATGACCTGGATGAACCGCTCGAACTGCAAGGACCGCAGTTTGTGCATGTCCTCAGTCAGATCGGCACACCCGGTGGAATCTGGGAAGATGCTCAGTTCGAGCAGAACCCGACCGGGAACCTGATGGCAAGCCCTTATCGCCTCAAGGGTTCCAAGGGTGTCTGGGACTGGGAGTCAAACAGCAACAACGAGGTGTTCGCCGACGTGTTGCAGGGCAAGATCACCGTTCAGCAAGCTCTGGACATTGCCCAGCGCAACTGGGAAGAAAGCTTCGAGATTCCGGAAGAGGTCACCAACGGCTGACATTCCTGCGTTCGTGGTGGGTGGCCTGGTGTCACCAACCGGTCACCCACCACATTCCTGAGGCGTGGTAAGCCTTACGATTCGCGTACCAGGCAGTTCGCCAGCGGAGATGCTTATGGCACCAACAACCGGACAGCAGTCCAACGGGATTACGGATAAATCAGGCAATCAACCCAGGATAAGCAAGCTGGAACGACGGCGTATTCTTCGTGATTGGGCCTTCATCACGCCGCAGCTCTTTCTTTTCGTCCTATTGACGATTGTGCCCTTCTTCGTCGCCATCCCGATCCTGTTCACCGACATGTCCCAGTTTAACGATCCAGCGATCAATCCGGTTGGATTGCGCAATTTCACGGCAATTTTCGATAATCCCAGTGTGCAACGTGACTATTTCCCGGCGCTGCGACGCACCCTTATCTTTGTGGTCTTTAATTATACGACGGTATATATCTTTGGATTGTCGCTGGCATTGCTCATGTACGAGGTTGGTTTCCGGGGCGGATTCTTCACCATCGTCTATCTGCCACTCATGGTGTCGGGTCTGGCGGTTGGTTACATGGCCGTGATGCTCTTCAGCCAGGAAACCGGAACGGCAAACCTGTTGCTTCAGGAAGTTGGGTTGTTGAAAAAACCGATTGATATCTTTTCTGCCGAGGGGACTGCCTTTATCTTGCCGGGCCTGGTTGGCTGGCGATACGCCGGCTACAACATGGCGATTTTTCTGGCTGGGCTTTTGGCGATTCCCAAGGAAACCATCGAGGCATCCATCGTAGACGGCGCGAGTTACTGGCAGCGCCTCTGGAAGGTCTATTTTCCCCAGATGCTGCCATCCTTTGTGCTGGCCACGACAATGTGTTTGATCGGCTCCTTCGCCGTTTTCGACGAACTGGTGGCCATGGGTGCTCTTTACGTCAATCCAGAGGCCAAGCTGTTAAGCATTCTGTTCTTCACCTATGGGTTTCAGGTTGAACGGCTGGCCATGGGTATGACACTGGCAGTCGAGACCTTCCTGCCCCTGGTGGTTCTTGGTGTCGCTCTGCAGCGACTGCAGCGACGGCTGCAATACTAACAGCGAGGAGATCAGTTGCCATGTCAGGCTCTGCTACTGCTTCGGATCAGCGATCCATTCGGCAACCCATGTTGTCCTCTACCAATCGCAAACGACTCGTTCGGATACTTGCCGTCACGGTGATGCTAGTCTATACTCTCCTCACATTGTTTCCCTTTTACACACTTTTTATCCGGTCGTTCGTCAGCACCAAGGACTCGACTGATCTCCACCTTTGGATCCCGGAGGCGGATGAAGTAAATTTGGACGCCCAGGTCGGTAACCTGGCGGTGTTCTACGATCTCGACCTCAAGGACCTGAAGGAGGCCTTCGGTATTCCGCAAACGGAATTCCTGATGGCGCGTACCTCGCTGCGCCAAATCGGTGAGAGGTACGACGTTCCTGAGGCACAAATCCGAGACTTCTTTGCGGGATTCTATACCTTCAACGGCTGGAAAACCTTGCTAACGGGCGAATTGTATGGCACCAGCTTCTGGGGCGCACTGTTCAGAACGCTTATTGTGACGGCCACCAGTCTTGCCCTGGGCATAGTCCTGTCAATATTTACCGGGTATGGCCTGGCAGGGTTGAGACGCAAGGATCAGATGCTTGTCTACAATCTATACCTGCTGCAGATGGTTATCCCAGCCATGCTTATCTTATTGCCTCAGTTTTTGATGATTCAGTGGTTCGCCAAGCTGATCCCCGGTTATGGCGATCCCGGAACCACGCGTCAAGCGCTGCAGCTTGGCTCGATTGTGCTCATCAACATCAAGGGCACTGCCCTAT
The Chloroflexota bacterium DNA segment above includes these coding regions:
- a CDS encoding class II fructose-bisphosphate aldolase; this translates as MPLVNFREILQDATDDRYGVPCLLGGNLEMVVGQIRAAEACNSPLILAFNQAVTPDVPMSIGLPMIVNAAREAAVPVATILDHGMHLEPVVQAIHLGSSSVMYDGSGLPFEENVRQTAEIVRIAHSVGVGVEAELGGIGGSSLEVGAAGPEPSFTDPEMAAEFVERTGIDALAVSFGNAHGPYQADPELELDRVKRIRELVSIPLVMHGASGLVDSQYREIVESGISKINYYTAMARDAARDLRDLMLETEENGLIYHHIIKRSIDFYYQETERLLVVLGCAGRIAAGERFRTY
- a CDS encoding alcohol dehydrogenase catalytic domain-containing protein; this translates as MTPTTMQAVVVRAPMEFGVEEVPLPQVDPGGLLLQVEACGLCGSDLRTLRGGHRKVTFPWIIGHEICGTVVETGTDYRGPWQPGQQLAVGPIVYCGTCDFCQDGRYELCENYREIAQAWPGGLADYIALPPESIRLGNVRAVSAGVDPAFAAITEPISSCLSAQEKGQVGLGDTVMVIGSGPVGCIHIALARARGASKIFIADIVDERLRLAEAFEPDATINVSERDLVEEVRRLTGGKGADVTVTATPAPVAQVQAVELTRKGGRILLFGGLPKDRSKPGVDMNIVHYNALHLIGTTIFAPRHHRLAVQLVESGRFPMDKLVTHRFPLSEFNAGATMALEGKVLKAVFLPGVG
- a CDS encoding DUF6786 family protein yields the protein MIANITQSQVLQRLQEHGLQHTVVELDGGARIVVMQRGGRILGPFLPGDGGSILWLNDVWADSDAFSAYLAGNEWNLGGERVWIAPEIQFSVRDRYDFWNTVQCPPAVDPGNYSLDQASAGEVTLCQRMVLEAYNIASGSKELYLKRHIRPAANPLRALSQFKELMDGVGYAGYEHAVELSETTSDDIVSEGWSLLQLHAGGILIIPASPKVEYSDYFDPIDSDHQTIHQDAGYVAVRISGRRQFKVGYKSAHVQGRLAYLSRLNDSHFYLLIRNFFNNPSSLYAEEPPHLPGCRGHSIHVYNDDGDFGGFGELEVMAQTIGGETGRRSSSEQFLFWLFVGPGDRLELLAEHLLGVRLIVDLP
- a CDS encoding fucose isomerase encodes the protein MNVMDRKTTFGLIVGSRGFFNSELAVQGRKDLLAKLDELGFNYVIPPEDATPNGVIETYADAKICAELFKQRRDDIDGVVVVLPNFSDEMGVVFTLDMARLDVPVMVQACDDEDPMKLLIDQRRDSFCGKISVCNNLYQFGIPFTDTTYHTCTIGSDLFSKDLDRFARICRVVKGLTNMRIGAIGARPTPFHTCRYSEKLLQSTGVTVVTVDLSEMMASANALRQGGAQAVTDKVDQIRAYGTIPDYIQDEAIIRQAAWSVAVETWMAENECDASAIQCWTSIQLNYGCATCLTMSMMGEKLMPSACEVDITGAVSMYALVLASGNAAGFLDWNNNYGEDRDMCINTHCSNYPKSFIGETPEISNLDVIGASVGADKSFGAVKGQVVAGPMTFFRMSTDDTRGVIKSYVGEGEFTDDPTNIQGGSAVCRIGNLQQMMKYVCKNGFEHHVAQVRGNWADVLEEAIATYLGWDLYRHR
- a CDS encoding ABC transporter substrate-binding protein, whose protein sequence is MMSKSDLNRRQFLRYSAIAGAGVAAAACAQPAAPPAAQPVEPEAEAPAAAPEAEAPAAEEVTLDVMSLAEYEGPYREIWNIFEAGHPGIKINVFSINEDTAAAYEAKVAGGYLAAIELTQEMQIFFDKNNYEMAINLGELDFPWWDRWQFDVKNIWADLHGLPGPRSLDVFQGFVMTWQYNQELMEQSGLDPHTDVKSWDDLKKWLGDGAEWVAKTDGVDWFYNQAWHNWVFGNNYMDALPLAFADGQRDRQVDCWLGRTKFNAEDSPYRHAYEFFLAANDEGWMPPSMWTRQWEGDMEASYIAGNSVMMLHGPWVWDKALAAGSDFAVNDMQEGLPVTPPAEGQVPWMQSALPPNIDNQWFLRIGNEDTPHWAQTQEAWNWFWSPEAVPFKAQAEGRWPLYDLDEPLELQGPQFVHVLSQIGTPGGIWEDAQFEQNPTGNLMASPYRLKGSKGVWDWESNSNNEVFADVLQGKITVQQALDIAQRNWEESFEIPEEVTNG
- a CDS encoding sugar ABC transporter permease, with the protein product MAPTTGQQSNGITDKSGNQPRISKLERRRILRDWAFITPQLFLFVLLTIVPFFVAIPILFTDMSQFNDPAINPVGLRNFTAIFDNPSVQRDYFPALRRTLIFVVFNYTTVYIFGLSLALLMYEVGFRGGFFTIVYLPLMVSGLAVGYMAVMLFSQETGTANLLLQEVGLLKKPIDIFSAEGTAFILPGLVGWRYAGYNMAIFLAGLLAIPKETIEASIVDGASYWQRLWKVYFPQMLPSFVLATTMCLIGSFAVFDELVAMGALYVNPEAKLLSILFFTYGFQVERLAMGMTLAVETFLPLVVLGVALQRLQRRLQY
- a CDS encoding carbohydrate ABC transporter permease produces the protein MSGSATASDQRSIRQPMLSSTNRKRLVRILAVTVMLVYTLLTLFPFYTLFIRSFVSTKDSTDLHLWIPEADEVNLDAQVGNLAVFYDLDLKDLKEAFGIPQTEFLMARTSLRQIGERYDVPEAQIRDFFAGFYTFNGWKTLLTGELYGTSFWGALFRTLIVTATSLALGIVLSIFTGYGLAGLRRKDQMLVYNLYLLQMVIPAMLILLPQFLMIQWFAKLIPGYGDPGTTRQALQLGSIVLINIKGTALSTMILTAAISGIPKELEDSAQIDGASSMQYIRYILLPLLKVPIVSLIVIMLPLIYNQFLEPYVYLDPANSTLLPFTQSAVGQFSTNFQLIYSAIFASVVPLVIVYLLFRSFFVEGVMAGAIKG